The Acidobacteriota bacterium genome contains a region encoding:
- the ispG gene encoding flavodoxin-dependent (E)-4-hydroxy-3-methylbut-2-enyl-diphosphate synthase has translation MFNISRRRSVATNINGVKVGADNPIVVQSMTNTDTVDVEATALQCEQLARAGSELVRITVNTRQAAAAVPHIVERLGERGVDVPIIGDFHYNGHILLKEYPECARALAKYRINPGNVGPGQHHDKNFQSMIEVAVANNKPVRIGVNWGSLDQGLLTRLMDQNAALPEPKDAREVMHEAVVVSALESAALAEKCGLSHDQIILSAKVSEVQDLIEIYRNLAARCDYPLHLGLTEAGMGSKGIVASTAALAVLLQTGIGDTIRVSLTPRPNGDRTEEVIVAQQILQTMGLRSFMPLVTACPGCGRTTSTLFQEMAEDIQTYLREQMPSWKEKYVGVEELKVAVMGCVVNGPGESKHANIGISLPGTGEDPRAPVYVDGANFVTLQGPMIVPDFIRILDEYIDAHYASREEESVAQFQV, from the coding sequence GTGTTCAATATCAGTCGAAGGCGATCAGTTGCGACCAACATAAACGGCGTCAAGGTCGGAGCGGACAACCCTATCGTAGTCCAGTCGATGACTAACACCGACACCGTGGACGTCGAGGCTACTGCATTACAGTGCGAGCAACTTGCGCGAGCCGGTTCTGAGCTTGTGCGCATCACCGTCAACACTCGGCAGGCTGCGGCAGCGGTTCCGCATATCGTCGAACGGCTGGGCGAGCGCGGCGTAGACGTTCCCATCATCGGAGATTTTCACTATAACGGCCACATATTGCTCAAAGAGTATCCTGAGTGCGCGAGAGCGCTGGCTAAGTACCGCATCAATCCCGGGAACGTCGGGCCCGGCCAACATCACGACAAGAACTTTCAGTCTATGATCGAAGTCGCGGTCGCCAACAACAAACCCGTGCGCATAGGCGTCAACTGGGGCTCGCTCGACCAGGGGTTGCTCACCCGGTTGATGGATCAAAATGCCGCGCTGCCTGAACCGAAAGACGCGCGTGAGGTCATGCACGAAGCCGTAGTCGTCAGCGCATTGGAATCCGCCGCGCTCGCCGAGAAATGTGGGCTATCGCACGACCAAATCATCTTGAGCGCTAAGGTCTCCGAGGTCCAGGACCTGATCGAGATCTATCGCAATCTGGCGGCGAGATGTGATTACCCCTTGCACCTCGGACTGACCGAAGCTGGCATGGGCAGCAAGGGCATTGTAGCTTCTACGGCGGCGCTGGCCGTGCTGCTGCAGACCGGCATCGGCGATACTATCCGCGTTTCGCTCACGCCTCGGCCGAACGGCGATCGAACTGAAGAAGTCATTGTCGCGCAGCAGATTCTTCAGACGATGGGCTTGCGGAGTTTTATGCCGCTGGTGACTGCTTGCCCCGGCTGCGGGAGAACGACGAGCACGTTGTTTCAGGAAATGGCCGAAGACATTCAGACCTACCTTCGCGAGCAGATGCCTTCGTGGAAAGAGAAATATGTAGGCGTTGAAGAATTGAAGGTCGCGGTTATGGGATGCGTAGTGAACGGTCCCGGCGAATCGAAGCACGCAAACATCGGAATCTCGCTGCCGGGCACGGGCGAAGATCCGCGCGCGCCGGTGTACGTCGACGGCGCCAACTTCGTGACGCTTCAAGGGCCGATGATTGTGCCGGACTTCATTCGGATACTTGATGAGTACATCGACGCTCATTACGCGAGCAGAGAAGAAGAGTCA